TTTATTGACTACCCCGAATTCAGATTCAACAAGAATGAAGCTACCGAGATGCCTTTTAGATATGTCCTAGACTCAGACGGTGCGCCCATTCTGCCACGAGGCATGCTGGACTTGATCAAACAGGACTCTGAGCAAAGTCTTGACGATTTGCTCTGAATACAGGCTTGCGCGATATGTAATTATAAGATCCCTCGTTTCAATTTATATGTGACCGCTTGCTTTGAAAATACAAACTCTTGCCTATCCTAGTGATACCGCAACATAGTGCACGTACTATATAACCTGAAATGAACTACCTCTCTTTTTCCCCCGGAGTTGGCTTCCAAACTTGATTTAGCCGCCGAGGTTCTTTCGCCTCACAGATTGGTCACTCAATAGAGAACTAGTATACATTTCGATGCACAGTTGAATGCATTTAAATAAGAGTACCAGTCTCCTGGTGTGAAGCTTATTCAAACGTCCGTGGAGTTTGCTCACTGTTGCATTGGAAGTTGACGTTATTGTTCACAATCCAAGCTACATGCCCCGTATGATGAACTTAGTCGCTCGAAATGATTCGATTAGATTAAATATCTATGTATTGTCTCTCGCTTGGCAAGTCAAAGCTTGCACATGTGTCACtcactttttttcctcattcGAATCCTTCAGTAAGTTATCTAAGAGTTTTTCAACGTCAATATTTTCACTTGATACATCGGTTTGATTTACTTTCTCATCAATAGCGATCTTGTTCGAGTTGTCGGTGCTGCTGCCACCGCCAGTGAAATAGGCTGCACCTCCAAATGTTCCCAAAAGAGTGGCAATGGCTAAATAATGCGGCTTCACTGccattccaaaaattttataaGCCTGCCCCATCGAAAACTGTTGCTATATGGAGAAAAGCTTGATGTAGCTAGGCACAAAAATAGGCTAACCACCGTTCAAGATATCTTTGATAGTCCTCAAGTTCCCTGCTTTCTGGGGTGCCCTTTATTTGTCCCGGGGTCCTATGCTGACGTTTATGACGATGTGGAATTTTCCAGAATCTTAACCAATTGGAAGCCAGCATAACGCTTATAAAGAGCACTAATCGGGGCCAATACCATAGGTATACCAACTATCTTATCGGTGCGCTATACTGAATTACCAATTGTTAGTTATGTCCACAGTATTGAAATCTGCTAAATCCATTATCCCTCTGTTGGATCGTGTGCTTGTTCAAAGAGTGAAGGCTCAGGCCAAGACAGCATCCGGTTTATATTTGCCAGAGAAAAATGTCGAGAAGCTTAACCAAGCCAAGGTTTTAGCTGTAGGTCCTGGGTTTACTGACGCTAACGGAAACAAGGTCACCCCCCAAGTCAATGTTGGTGATAACGTCTTGATTCCACAGTTTGGTGGATCCACTGTGAAGTTGAATGGTGATGAGGAGGTGATCTTGTTCCGAGACTCTGAAATTCTCGCAAAGATCACCGAATGAACTATCTTTATAAGACTTGTATATATGCTATAATAACGTCTGTTTGACCCTCTCTTTTTTCGCTAATTATTAGATTGTTTAAATATTGAAACAAGATTCTGAGCGTTGAATTGTGCCAATGTGTTTGAGAAGTCGGTCTCGTCCTCACAAACTTTCATGAACCACCTTGGAAAACGGCAATTATCCAAATAACCCTCCCAGATTTGTTTGCAGTAGTTTCCCGTCATATCTACAATAGTATTGGTTGTCTTATCCTCATAGGCATCATCCCATGTCACCCTCCTCGttaccaattttttgaagaatttacACGATTTTTCCCTGCCAACGATTACCATTATGCCTGGGCCTTGCTCGCCTATCCGTAGACAGGTTCCACGTAACGAAAGCTGTTTGCTATTCATATTTATCTTGTACCTTAATTTGGGATTCGTTAGTCTTTTGAACCAAAATACTTGACAAATATCATCGCTACCTCCATTTTGGGAATCCTCCGATTTAGCTTTCTGTTTAGCTTCATCGTgtcttttggaattttcCTCTAAATGTTTTCGTTTCCTCAATGCAACCTGTTCTTTCACAGCTTGTTCCCATTTTGTGGGATCCACGATgtttgcatcattttcataaaCGCTCATCATATTACTCAATTTAACTTTGGGTTCTGGTTTCGGATCAAGTCCCAATTTGATTCTCGTCTCCTTTTCCTCTCTaagcatttttcttttattgcGGCGTATCTTTTTCTGTTCATCCTTTGTAAGGAGAACCTTAGCTATGATCTCCTTGTTCGTATCAACCTTTATCGGCACAGGATGATGCACATACTGTATTGAAGGGCCATAtttctcatcatcatcactcTCATTGTCTTCTATTTCTTGATTTAcgtatttttctttgattttcataTCATCATCCAAATATGCTTCATCCCACCATTCCACTTTCGGTACTTCTTTCCGagttttgatatatttATCCTCTCCCAGGCTAAGATCTGGTAGTTCTCCCTTAGCTATTTTGATACTCagctctttgttttctctttcagtTTTCTGTTGTTCGATGGTTGTTCGCTGTCGTTCCCTTTCCAACTCTTTACGCTGTTCATCCCTTAGCTGTTCAACTTGAGAGCTAATTTCTCCCTTCTCATAAAATCTTAAACCAAGTtcatatctttttctgatCTTGCTATCGGGTGTTCTCTGTTGAGATGTGCTTAAATATGGGTTTTGACCTTTGTATTGTTTCGAAACTAAGTTAAGATTCGAAGacagaagaagaggatttATGGCTGTTTTCAAACCTCTATTATCACTCTTATTGTTACCTCCAATATTCTTTCTCATATTTCAGCCATTCAATTTCGCTTCCCTTCATACACCTCGAGAGTTGAGTACGCTCTTTACTAAATTTCGGGTTTTTATAATTCGATACCTCGGAATACGAGATGTTAAAAGTACATATATCGTCTACAGATAAATAAGgatcaaaaaagatcaaCGAAACACCAACAGAAACTGTGCTATGAAAAACCGAATAAACGAGATCTTGTTTTTCTACTTGAATCTGAGCCCATACTTGCCCTATCACTTTCACTTCCACTACTGTTACGTCTACTTGTTGAACGACTTCTCCCGCTTCTGAAAATTGATAGGAAACCGccactttttttctttgctgACCCATTGCTCACAACCGAGTCATTGGACTTTGTACTGTAAAGACTATTTGAACTCCGTACTTTTCTTATAGAATTGGAGTTTGTATT
The genomic region above belongs to Zygotorulaspora mrakii chromosome 8, complete sequence and contains:
- the MCO10 gene encoding Mco10p (similar to Saccharomyces cerevisiae YOR020W-A; ancestral locus Anc_5.606); amino-acid sequence: MGQAYKIFGMAVKPHYLAIATLLGTFGGAAYFTGGGSSTDNSNKIAIDEKVNQTDVSSENIDVEKLLDNLLKDSNEEKK
- the HSP10 gene encoding Hsp10p (similar to Saccharomyces cerevisiae HSP10 (YOR020C); ancestral locus Anc_5.607), with amino-acid sequence MSTVLKSAKSIIPLLDRVLVQRVKAQAKTASGLYLPEKNVEKLNQAKVLAVGPGFTDANGNKVTPQVNVGDNVLIPQFGGSTVKLNGDEEVILFRDSEILAKITE
- the PRP3 gene encoding U4/U6-U5 snRNP complex subunit PRP3 (similar to Saccharomyces cerevisiae PRP3 (YDR473C); ancestral locus Anc_5.608) yields the protein MRKNIGGNNKSDNRGLKTAINPLLLSSNLNLVSKQYKGQNPYLSTSQQRTPDSKIRKRYELGLRFYEKGEISSQVEQLRDEQRKELERERQRTTIEQQKTERENKELSIKIAKGELPDLSLGEDKYIKTRKEVPKVEWWDEAYLDDDMKIKEKYVNQEIEDNESDDDEKYGPSIQYVHHPVPIKVDTNKEIIAKVLLTKDEQKKIRRNKRKMLREEKETRIKLGLDPKPEPKVKLSNMMSVYENDANIVDPTKWEQAVKEQVALRKRKHLEENSKRHDEAKQKAKSEDSQNGGSDDICQVFWFKRLTNPKLRYKINMNSKQLSLRGTCLRIGEQGPGIMVIVGREKSCKFFKKLVTRRVTWDDAYEDKTTNTIVDMTGNYCKQIWEGYLDNCRFPRWFMKVCEDETDFSNTLAQFNAQNLVSIFKQSNN